Proteins found in one Candidatus Fermentibacter sp. genomic segment:
- a CDS encoding sigma-54 dependent transcriptional regulator has translation MASETIKRGLPGLHLLVVDDEPGIRKTLTYCLEEDGHSVVAVSSIPQALTEAARRPFDGAFVDIRLGTGSGLDLIPALLDETPGMKIIVITAYASIETAVQAMRLGAADYIPKPFGPDQVRMAIRRVSEMKDLEGRIRDLSEELSRLAPEVSFSTSNPAMRRCLETAHQVASSDASVLLTGESGTGKSILAKAIHLWSLRSSGPFVPVSCPSIPPELLESELFGHSKGAFTGAVGDSPGRIASAERGTLFLDEIGDLPPPLQPKLLRFLQDREYERVGDSRTRRADIRIISATNSDLGAAAAAGTFRQDLYYRLNVIEIRMPSLRDRVEDIVPLAGIMLGHFGSLNHRRVSGFSDEATCALQAHSWPGNLRELRNVVERAVILSKGGVIGTEHLHGLSGGHPRETRLGDHLPIADIEEEHIRRVLASTRTLSEAAKILGIDETTLWRRRKNYNI, from the coding sequence ATGGCGAGTGAAACCATAAAGCGAGGCCTTCCGGGACTGCACCTGCTCGTAGTGGACGACGAGCCAGGGATCAGGAAGACCCTGACATACTGCCTCGAAGAGGACGGCCATTCCGTGGTGGCCGTCTCCTCCATCCCCCAGGCTCTGACTGAGGCGGCCAGGCGCCCCTTCGACGGCGCCTTCGTCGATATCAGGCTCGGCACCGGGAGCGGCCTCGACCTGATCCCGGCCCTGCTCGATGAGACGCCGGGGATGAAGATCATCGTCATCACCGCCTACGCATCGATAGAGACGGCGGTCCAGGCGATGAGGCTGGGTGCTGCCGACTACATCCCCAAGCCGTTCGGACCCGATCAGGTGAGGATGGCCATCCGCAGGGTCTCGGAGATGAAAGATCTCGAGGGAAGGATCCGCGACCTCTCCGAAGAGCTCTCCCGGCTGGCTCCGGAGGTGTCCTTCTCCACATCGAACCCCGCTATGAGGAGATGCCTGGAAACCGCTCACCAGGTGGCCTCGTCGGATGCCTCCGTGCTCCTGACAGGCGAGAGCGGAACCGGGAAATCCATCCTCGCCAAGGCGATCCATCTCTGGAGCCTGAGGTCCTCCGGGCCGTTCGTCCCCGTATCCTGCCCGTCCATACCGCCCGAACTGCTGGAGAGCGAGCTGTTCGGGCACTCGAAGGGAGCCTTCACAGGAGCCGTGGGCGACAGCCCGGGCAGGATAGCCTCCGCCGAGAGGGGTACCCTGTTCCTGGACGAGATCGGCGACCTTCCGCCCCCCCTCCAGCCAAAGCTCCTGAGATTCCTTCAGGACCGTGAGTACGAGAGGGTCGGCGACTCGCGCACCCGTCGGGCGGATATCAGGATCATCTCCGCCACGAACTCCGACCTCGGGGCGGCCGCCGCGGCGGGAACGTTCAGGCAGGACCTCTACTACCGCCTGAATGTCATCGAGATCCGGATGCCGTCCCTCAGGGACAGGGTCGAGGACATCGTCCCGCTGGCCGGGATCATGCTGGGGCATTTCGGCTCCCTGAACCACAGGCGGGTGTCCGGCTTCTCGGACGAGGCGACGTGCGCTCTCCAAGCCCACAGCTGGCCCGGCAACCTGAGGGAACTGAGAAATGTCGTCGAGAGGGCGGTGATCCTTTCCAAGGGGGGCGTGATCGGAACCGAACACCTGCATGGCCTCTCGGGCGGGCACCCCAGGGAGACGAGGCTAGGCGACCATCTCCCGATCGCCGACATCGAGGAGGAGCACATCAGGCGCGTCCTGGCCTCGACCCGCACGCTCTCCGAAGCTGCGAAGATCCTCGGGATCGACGAGACCACGCTCTGGCGGCGCAGGAAGAACTACAACATCTAG
- a CDS encoding ATP-binding protein, translating into MNLRRKMLLGYGFAFAMLALVMGWSVERLSALGRASDSILQQNYRSIDASWRMREALHRQDEALLSNKSGFPGREACFTLAEADFLFWLGRARDNITVPGEDSVVARISVLYPVYLDSCESFGRMPAGQGLPARFAGTVAPVSAGLDSTLGALLSLNQQAMYEASIRASAMAGSGSRSTMIIGGFGLAFGIAFSILLSGRILRPLYQTIAAARRLAAGDYESRVPGGGSDELGSLAAEFNTMAGALEKFESMHVDRMLSEKSKTEAILNGIDDGIILVDPDLRVQDMNPAASSMLGATWTEHSRRPHLSELIHDESLLSEAARVLDGSEPGVLTEDERIIGIDRNGVKLFLLVSAIPLEHSGSSIPGCVVVLRDVTRAREIDRMKSEFVMAAAHELRTPVTSIGMSIDLLGDHCRADLGPRERELLEAAHDEAHRLKALIGDLLDLSRMEAGRIDLEIETVPVQLLFERIRGIYEGQLDRKGSTISTGVTEPGLAVSADPGKISWVLSNLVSNALRYIPEGSGRISIDAKRAGDDVILSVSDNGPGIPLERQTGIFQKFVHFEVQDKAGGSGLGLAICREVVRASGGTIWVESEPGEGAVFSFTLPASPGKGGHA; encoded by the coding sequence ATGAATCTCAGACGGAAGATGCTGCTCGGATACGGCTTCGCCTTCGCAATGCTCGCCCTGGTGATGGGATGGTCCGTCGAGCGTCTCTCGGCGCTCGGCAGGGCTTCCGACAGCATACTGCAGCAGAACTACAGGAGCATCGACGCCTCCTGGAGGATGCGGGAAGCCCTGCACAGGCAGGACGAGGCCCTTCTCTCGAACAAATCGGGGTTCCCGGGGCGGGAAGCCTGCTTCACCCTGGCGGAGGCCGACTTCCTGTTCTGGCTCGGAAGGGCCCGCGACAATATCACCGTTCCCGGCGAGGACTCGGTGGTCGCACGGATCTCGGTCCTGTACCCGGTTTATCTCGACTCCTGCGAGTCCTTCGGACGGATGCCCGCCGGCCAGGGGCTTCCTGCGCGGTTCGCCGGCACGGTCGCCCCGGTGTCGGCCGGGCTCGATTCGACGCTGGGCGCGCTGCTCTCGCTCAACCAGCAGGCGATGTATGAAGCGAGCATACGGGCTTCGGCTATGGCGGGCAGCGGATCCAGGTCCACGATGATCATCGGAGGGTTCGGGCTGGCATTCGGGATCGCGTTCAGCATCCTGCTTTCGGGCAGGATACTCAGGCCCCTCTACCAGACCATCGCCGCCGCCCGCAGACTGGCCGCGGGAGACTACGAGAGCAGGGTTCCCGGAGGAGGATCAGACGAACTGGGCTCTCTCGCGGCCGAGTTCAACACGATGGCCGGGGCGCTAGAGAAGTTCGAGTCGATGCACGTGGACAGGATGCTCTCGGAGAAGTCCAAGACCGAAGCCATCCTGAACGGGATAGACGACGGGATAATCCTGGTCGATCCCGACCTCCGCGTGCAGGACATGAATCCGGCAGCCTCGTCGATGCTCGGAGCCACATGGACGGAACACTCGAGGAGGCCGCACCTCTCCGAACTCATACACGACGAGAGCCTGCTCTCCGAGGCGGCAAGAGTCCTGGACGGTTCAGAACCAGGCGTTCTGACAGAGGATGAGCGGATCATCGGGATCGACAGGAACGGTGTGAAGCTGTTCCTCCTTGTGTCGGCCATCCCGCTCGAGCATTCCGGGAGTTCGATCCCGGGATGCGTGGTCGTGCTCCGGGATGTCACCCGGGCCCGGGAGATCGACAGGATGAAGAGCGAGTTCGTGATGGCGGCCGCGCACGAGCTGCGCACGCCTGTCACGAGCATCGGGATGAGCATCGATCTCCTCGGCGACCATTGCAGGGCTGATCTGGGGCCGAGGGAGAGGGAGCTCCTGGAAGCCGCACACGACGAGGCCCACAGGTTGAAGGCCCTGATCGGAGACCTCCTCGACCTGTCCCGCATGGAGGCAGGCCGGATAGATCTCGAGATCGAGACGGTGCCGGTGCAGCTCCTGTTCGAGAGGATCAGGGGGATCTACGAGGGGCAGCTCGACAGGAAGGGCTCGACGATCTCGACTGGCGTGACCGAGCCCGGTCTGGCCGTGAGCGCCGATCCCGGCAAGATCTCCTGGGTGCTCTCGAATCTGGTTTCCAATGCGCTCAGGTACATCCCGGAGGGTTCGGGGCGCATAAGCATCGACGCGAAGAGGGCGGGGGATGACGTCATCCTCTCTGTGTCGGACAACGGCCCGGGGATACCGCTCGAGCGCCAGACAGGGATCTTCCAGAAATTCGTGCATTTCGAGGTACAGGACAAGGCGGGGGGGTCCGGCCTCGGTCTCGCGATCTGCAGGGAGGTCGTCAGGGCTTCGGGAGGCACCATCTGGGTCGAATCGGAGCCCGGGGAGGGCGCGGTATTCTCTTTCACCCTCCCGGCATCCCCGGGGAAAGGAGGACATGCATGA
- a CDS encoding response regulator has translation MSRRSALVIDDEKSIRISLGRALEDMGLEVHHAATGEEGLEKVRDRLFAIAFLDLKLPGIEGLEVLERIMTLEAHPPVVIISAHGTLDSAVAAMRFGAADFLQKPFSLEEVRSVVEEVLARDDLEEGSTDYSSLLGLARKAITRRDFDSAEMFASRAISVDASRPEAYALLGSIIEVRGDRQRAMKMYRAALDMDPGYGPARAGYEGI, from the coding sequence ATGAGCAGGCGGTCCGCCCTCGTGATCGACGACGAGAAGTCGATCAGGATCTCGCTGGGAAGGGCGCTCGAGGACATGGGTCTCGAAGTGCATCATGCCGCTACCGGCGAGGAAGGTCTGGAAAAGGTGCGCGACCGACTCTTCGCGATCGCCTTCCTCGATCTGAAACTCCCTGGCATTGAGGGACTCGAGGTCCTCGAGAGGATCATGACCCTCGAAGCACATCCCCCTGTCGTGATCATCTCCGCCCACGGCACGCTCGATTCGGCTGTCGCGGCGATGAGGTTCGGCGCCGCGGACTTCCTCCAGAAACCCTTCAGTCTGGAGGAGGTGAGGTCTGTCGTCGAAGAGGTGCTGGCCCGAGACGATCTCGAGGAAGGGTCAACGGACTATTCGAGTCTCCTCGGCCTCGCAAGGAAGGCGATAACGCGGAGGGACTTCGACTCGGCCGAGATGTTCGCATCCAGGGCCATTTCGGTCGATGCGTCCAGACCGGAGGCCTATGCATTGCTTGGATCGATCATAGAGGTGCGGGGCGACCGGCAGAGGGCCATGAAGATGTACCGGGCCGCCCTGGACATGGATCCCGGCTACGGACCGGCCAGGGCCGGCTACGAGGGGATCTAG
- a CDS encoding TrkA family potassium uptake protein encodes MYVVIAGCGTLGRRLAEELSGRGDEVVVLDRDQKALAALSPEFGGFTVEGDASDAATLSRVKLSRADLAVAATDDDNANLFFAQAARYVHSVPRTVARVHDPAREAVFRRLGVETVCPTAAAADRMSCLIHSVSDSRPEA; translated from the coding sequence ATGTACGTGGTGATCGCAGGATGCGGTACCCTCGGGCGCCGCCTCGCCGAGGAACTCAGCGGCAGAGGGGACGAAGTGGTGGTCCTCGACCGCGACCAGAAGGCGCTCGCAGCCCTGTCGCCGGAGTTCGGAGGATTCACGGTGGAGGGGGACGCCTCCGACGCTGCCACTCTGTCGAGAGTGAAGCTGTCCCGTGCCGATCTCGCAGTGGCTGCTACCGACGACGACAATGCGAACCTCTTCTTCGCGCAGGCTGCGCGATACGTCCACTCCGTGCCCAGGACGGTCGCGAGGGTGCACGACCCGGCGAGGGAGGCCGTGTTCAGGCGTCTCGGGGTCGAGACGGTCTGCCCTACGGCAGCCGCCGCCGACAGGATGTCCTGCCTGATACACTCCGTATCGGATAGCAGGCCCGAAGCATGA
- a CDS encoding TrkA family potassium uptake protein codes for MKVLIAGATASLRPLCQSFMSKGWHVIAVHADPGQCERLSRDSRALVVCGDPSSPEVLEDAGVRDCDALVAATASDSDNLAVCQIGASEFGVRNTLALVNTPGNEEVFEKLGIRSFSSNAAIATLIQQMADLEEITGIGALADGRVQIAELRIQSGWPCVGVPLRDLGMPAGSLVAALLRSDEAIIPSGDSFMLPGDRVILLATSTSYGPAIGKLSGPDAGGPAE; via the coding sequence ATGAAGGTCCTCATCGCCGGCGCGACGGCTTCGCTCAGACCGCTCTGCCAGTCGTTCATGTCCAAGGGATGGCACGTGATCGCCGTCCATGCCGACCCCGGGCAGTGTGAGAGGCTGTCCAGGGATTCGAGGGCTCTCGTCGTCTGCGGCGACCCCTCGTCGCCGGAGGTCCTCGAGGATGCCGGGGTGCGCGACTGCGACGCCCTTGTGGCGGCTACGGCCAGCGACAGCGACAACCTCGCGGTCTGTCAGATCGGGGCGTCGGAGTTCGGAGTCCGCAACACGCTCGCTCTCGTCAACACCCCCGGCAACGAGGAGGTCTTCGAGAAGCTCGGGATAAGGTCCTTCTCCTCGAATGCGGCCATCGCGACGCTGATCCAGCAGATGGCCGACCTGGAGGAGATAACGGGCATCGGGGCCCTGGCCGACGGCAGGGTGCAGATCGCCGAACTCCGCATCCAGTCGGGCTGGCCATGCGTGGGTGTTCCGCTCAGAGACCTGGGGATGCCGGCCGGAAGCCTCGTCGCCGCATTGCTGAGGAGCGACGAGGCGATCATCCCCTCCGGTGACAGCTTCATGCTCCCTGGCGACCGCGTGATCTTGCTCGCGACCTCCACTTCCTACGGTCCCGCCATCGGGAAGCTGTCCGGGCCGGATGCCGGAGGTCCGGCGGAGTGA
- a CDS encoding TrkH family potassium uptake protein: MIDRSHLLRRYGAMLASAGFVCYVAGLLMTTPLAALLFWPGESWTAGAFLVPGLSLAVAGFTCWRLLRSREMMTLTVSEGSVVVVTSWAAVCTVSALPLMSAAGLDFTQAVFESVSGWTTTGLTVVDLPAATHTVHLWRGIMQFAGGAGLAVILLSAMSGPMGASVTAAEGRDLLVPHVKRSARLVMTLYSGYAVAGIAAFRLAGMDPFDSVIHTFAAISTGGFSTHVENIGYFDSPAVEAVAIALMILGNLNFVTAWALARADARSFWRSGEIRLSALLIPLCAVLLFVFTCAGVYPSLGKSLRVAVFETVTALTTTGFSTVSYADWNGFGVLVLIVLMLVGGGTCSTAGGIKQFRIYALWRSVLWDLRRALMPSRAVQKRALLETGAEVHISDERLRQIGTFVFLYLVLFFTGSAVIMAQGFGFRESLFEFASSLGTVGASIGLTSPGLPEGVLWTMTAGMFLGRLEIFIVLAGFSKMIRDAAGLASGGRGRPHRG; this comes from the coding sequence GTGATCGACAGAAGTCATCTGCTCCGCCGGTACGGGGCGATGCTGGCTTCGGCCGGTTTCGTCTGCTACGTCGCCGGGCTCCTGATGACCACCCCTCTGGCTGCCCTGCTCTTCTGGCCCGGGGAGTCCTGGACCGCAGGGGCTTTCCTCGTTCCCGGGCTCTCACTCGCCGTGGCGGGTTTCACATGCTGGAGGCTTCTCCGCAGCAGGGAGATGATGACCCTGACCGTCTCCGAGGGCAGCGTAGTCGTCGTGACGAGCTGGGCGGCCGTCTGCACGGTCTCGGCCCTTCCGCTGATGTCCGCTGCCGGACTCGATTTCACCCAGGCCGTCTTCGAGAGCGTCAGCGGCTGGACGACCACCGGGCTGACCGTGGTGGATCTCCCGGCGGCGACCCACACTGTCCATCTCTGGCGCGGGATCATGCAGTTCGCCGGGGGAGCGGGTCTGGCGGTGATCCTCCTCTCGGCGATGTCGGGTCCGATGGGGGCTTCGGTGACGGCCGCCGAGGGCAGAGACCTGCTCGTCCCCCATGTGAAGAGGTCTGCGCGCCTGGTGATGACTCTCTACTCGGGCTACGCGGTCGCCGGGATCGCCGCCTTCCGCCTGGCGGGAATGGATCCCTTCGATTCGGTGATCCACACCTTCGCCGCAATCTCCACCGGCGGATTCTCAACGCACGTCGAGAACATCGGCTACTTCGACTCGCCTGCCGTCGAGGCGGTCGCGATAGCGCTGATGATCCTCGGGAACCTCAACTTCGTAACGGCCTGGGCACTCGCGCGGGCGGACGCCAGGAGCTTCTGGCGCAGCGGCGAGATCAGGCTCTCGGCCCTCCTTATCCCTCTCTGTGCGGTCCTCCTGTTCGTGTTCACCTGCGCCGGGGTGTACCCGAGCCTCGGCAAGTCGTTGAGAGTGGCAGTTTTCGAGACCGTTACGGCCCTCACGACCACAGGCTTCTCTACCGTGAGCTACGCGGACTGGAACGGTTTCGGGGTCCTCGTCCTGATCGTCCTCATGCTCGTGGGCGGAGGCACCTGCTCCACTGCAGGCGGCATCAAGCAGTTCAGGATCTATGCCCTGTGGAGGTCGGTCCTCTGGGATCTGAGGAGAGCTCTCATGCCTTCCCGCGCCGTCCAGAAGCGGGCTCTACTCGAAACCGGTGCGGAGGTCCACATATCCGACGAGAGGCTGAGGCAGATCGGGACATTCGTGTTCCTGTACCTGGTTCTCTTCTTCACGGGTTCGGCGGTCATCATGGCTCAGGGTTTCGGCTTCAGGGAGTCCCTCTTCGAGTTCGCATCCTCGCTGGGCACGGTCGGGGCGTCGATTGGGCTGACGTCGCCGGGTCTGCCGGAAGGCGTGCTCTGGACCATGACCGCAGGGATGTTCCTGGGCAGGCTGGAGATCTTCATCGTGCTGGCCGGCTTCTCGAAGATGATCAGGGATGCGGCGGGGCTGGCCTCGGGAGGCCGCGGGAGGCCGCACCGGGGCTGA
- a CDS encoding cation:proton antiporter — MAGVYALMIAAGIAAFLLIRDRGERLTALPDIGLPASTVLVPPDADMLFHVLLALTVIIITARVTGFLFNLMKQPTVIGEIVGGIILGPSLLGRIAPGVSAALFPGEVTPFINVIAQLGVILYMFMVGLELDLRHVSDNGHPTLMISHASILVPFVLGSALSLAIYPLLSPGDVPFTVFALFLGVSMSVTAFPVLARILTDLDLCRTRMGALSLTCAAIDDATAWCLLAFVVSVAQAQAMSAVRTLAFTISFVVIVMAVIAPLVRRRLLPYLERSGRLTRSGLAIIFAAMLLSAISTELIGIHALFGAFLLGAVIPCDSKAARELKGNIEGIVSVLFLPAFFAYTGLRTQIGLVSGGTAWMICAAIIAVACLGKFGGSMLAARFSGLGWRDSSALGILMNTRGLVELIVLNIGLDLRVITPQLFAMLVIMALFTTFLTTPVLQLLTRHHPWDRPGVSPGAASRGLPRPAPPHP; from the coding sequence ATGGCGGGCGTCTACGCGCTGATGATAGCGGCAGGCATCGCCGCCTTTCTGCTGATACGTGACCGGGGCGAGAGGCTTACTGCGCTGCCCGACATCGGCCTCCCGGCTTCTACCGTCCTTGTGCCCCCGGATGCGGACATGCTCTTCCACGTGCTCCTCGCCCTGACCGTCATCATCATCACGGCCCGCGTCACGGGATTCCTCTTCAACCTGATGAAGCAGCCGACCGTCATCGGAGAGATCGTTGGCGGCATAATCCTCGGGCCATCCCTCCTCGGCAGGATCGCTCCCGGTGTTTCCGCCGCACTCTTCCCGGGGGAAGTCACGCCCTTCATCAACGTCATCGCACAGCTAGGCGTGATCCTCTACATGTTCATGGTGGGACTCGAGCTCGACCTGCGGCACGTTTCGGACAACGGGCATCCGACTCTGATGATCTCGCACGCGAGCATACTGGTGCCCTTCGTTCTGGGTTCGGCGCTGTCGCTGGCGATCTACCCCCTGCTGTCACCCGGTGACGTGCCGTTCACCGTGTTCGCTCTGTTCCTGGGCGTGTCGATGTCGGTGACGGCCTTCCCGGTGCTCGCCCGCATACTCACCGATCTCGACCTGTGCCGGACCCGCATGGGGGCGCTGTCGCTCACTTGTGCCGCCATAGACGACGCTACTGCATGGTGCCTCCTCGCCTTCGTGGTCAGCGTGGCCCAGGCGCAGGCGATGTCGGCGGTCCGCACCCTGGCGTTCACCATCTCGTTCGTGGTCATCGTCATGGCGGTGATTGCCCCCCTGGTGAGGCGCCGGCTCCTGCCCTATCTCGAGCGATCCGGAAGACTCACACGCAGCGGCCTTGCGATCATCTTCGCCGCGATGCTGCTCTCGGCCATCTCCACAGAGCTGATCGGGATACATGCCCTGTTCGGGGCGTTCCTGCTGGGGGCCGTCATCCCCTGCGATTCGAAGGCCGCACGCGAGCTCAAGGGGAACATCGAGGGGATAGTGTCGGTGCTCTTCCTGCCGGCCTTCTTCGCCTACACCGGGCTCCGCACGCAGATCGGGCTCGTGAGCGGAGGCACGGCCTGGATGATATGCGCGGCCATCATCGCCGTGGCGTGCCTCGGGAAGTTCGGGGGATCGATGCTGGCGGCGAGGTTTTCCGGGCTGGGCTGGCGCGATTCCTCGGCGCTAGGCATCCTGATGAACACCCGCGGGCTGGTCGAGCTGATCGTGCTCAACATCGGGCTCGACCTGAGGGTCATCACTCCGCAGCTCTTCGCGATGCTTGTGATCATGGCCCTGTTCACGACTTTCCTGACCACACCGGTGCTCCAGCTCCTGACGCGGCACCACCCCTGGGACAGGCCGGGCGTCAGCCCCGGTGCGGCCTCCCGCGGCCTCCCGAGGCCAGCCCCGCCGCATCCCTGA